Genomic segment of Borrelia duttonii Ly:
ATAAAAAAAATTATTATCTATTAAGGATAGCATATCTTCTACAACAAATGCATTATAAATGATATTTAAACCAGTAGATTTTTCTGCCTCACCTTTATCATTAAACTTAATTTTGTCGCCTCTTTTAATTTATTAACTGCCGGTTATTCCTACTCCTTGTACTTCTTTCCCTCCGCTTGTAACATTACCTGCTGCTCCCGATGCTAACTATTTTGCAGTAAATCCCAATACATCCGATATATTATCAACAGTTTCACTAGACTTAGCTATAGTTTGCAATATATCAGCCCCACTTACAGAGCCTATCGATGCACTTGCCTTAGCTGCCTCTGCTTCTGTTCCACTATCCTTCTTTTTAAATAATTTCCCAATATCCTTTTTATCATTTTCTCCTGTCTTGCTAGCTTCTGCATTTCCCTCATTTACTCCTAATACTACCCCTACTATCTCTTTAATTCCTTTAACGAGCGAATTTACACTTGAAGCATCCGCAGGTGCAGGATCCTGACCAGTAGTAGGAGCACCGCCAATAGCAACATCACCACTAGCCCATTTCCCAGCCTCTTTTGCTCCTGCAGCAATCTTATCTAAAATCCCAGTAATAAACTGCTAAACAACTGTTTTAACTTTTTCATATTTCCCATTCTTTTCTAGAATTTCATTTAACTTTACTTTAGTAGTTTTCATAGTCTTCTCAATATCACTAAAATACTTCCCTATATCACTTTTTTAGTCTCCGCCTTTTATCCCCCCAATGTCCCTGTAATCATATACTCAAAACTCACAAATACTTCCATAAATCCTTTTCCTAAAATTTACCATATCACTCAAAAACACCTTCTCTGGATCTCTACCACCACTATTACATCCCATCATCATCACCATCACTATTATTACTCTTATTTTCCCCTCTCCTTTTTTCTCTTTCTTCATTCTTTTAGCCTCCTTGTTTTTTCCTTTATTTATAGCTTATCTTAGAAAACAAACAAAAAAGTCAATAAATGATGATTCATATGAATATTATTCATATAACATACACAATACTGCAAATAAAAAAGAGAGCTTCATTGCTCCCTTTGCAGCGTTCTTATTCAATAATTTTACTATATTCTTACTATATTCAATTATAACCCTTAATTCAACTATTAATTAGCCTTAGCTTTAGCTTCAGAACCCTCTCCTTGCTTAATCTCTCCTAATACCTTATTTATCTCTTTTAATCCTAAATCCACTGTATTCCTAATTGATACAATCAATGTACTTAACACCTTATTTACCGCATTTGCTGCTACTCCCTTAGCAGATTCAGCCTCAGTTTTATTTGCATCATTACTCTTTACAATAAACTTACCATCTTTTGCCATCCCTCTCAATGCTATCCCTGCTGCTATAATTGCATCTTTCTTTGCAGATTCCCTAATTTGATCCTCATTAGCATTAGCATTAGCAGTACCCTTAGCTAAAGCCAAAGCAGCTGCATCTTCAGCGTCACTAACCTTTCCATCTTTCTTAGCATCTGCATTAGCTCCAGCAATCGCTTTTAATATATCAGCCCCACTTACTGCTCCTATTGATGCACTTGCCGCTGCTATATGTTTCTCTTCTGCTCCTTTATCAGCACCACCAGTTTCAGCCCCAAATAGCTTACCAATATCCTTCTTATCAGCATCAAGAGGCTTAGTTTTATCTGCCTGTCCATCACCCTTGTCTATAACTAAATCAACTATTCCTTTAATTCCTTTCACAAGTGCACTTACACTTGCAGCGTCAACACTAATACCTTCATTAGACTTTACAACTTCACCAATTGATACTCCATCAGTAGCACCACTAGCAGCAAGCTTTGCTCCTTCTGCAATTTTGTCTAATATCCCACTAATAAATTGTTCAACTGCTTCTTTCACCTTTGGATAGTCACCATTCTCTGCCACTACAGCGTTTAATTTACTTTTTACTGAATTCATAGTTTTCTCAATATCACTAAAATACTTCCCTATCTCACTCTTCTTCGTATCCGCTTTTATCCCCAATGTCCCTGTAATCATATCGCCAAAACTCACAAAAACATCTAAAAATCCTTTACCTAAATTTACCATCTCACTCAAAAACACTTTCTCTGGATCTCTACCCCCACTATTACATCCCATCATCACCATCATCATCACCATTAATATTACTACTTTTACTCTTCCTTTCCCCTCTTCTTTTTTCTCTATATTCATTCTTCTAGCCTCCTTATTTTTTATTTTTTCTAGCTACTTTATAGCTCTTATTTAAAAGCAAAAAACAAATAAATGAGGCTTTATATAACACACAGAATACCGCAAATAAAAAAGAGAGCTTCATTGCTCCCTTTGCCAACGTTCTTATCTAATAATTTTTCTATATTCAATATATTATTAATTCAACTATTAATTAGACTTAGCTTCAGAAATTTCCCCTTGTTTAATCTCTCCTAACACCTTATTTATCTCTTTTAATCCCTCATCCACTCTATTCCTGATAGCTATCACCAATGTACTCAATACCTTATTTACCGCACTTGCTACTACTCCATTAATAGCATAATATGCTTTATCATCATTCTTAGCCGCAAACTTACCATCCTTTGCCATACCTCTCAATGCTATCCCAGCTGCAATTACTGCATCTTTCTTTGCTCCTTCTTTAATCTCTTTCTTATTATCAACAGCTTTAGCAACAGCTATCTCTGCTGCATCTGTTGCCGCATTAATTCCCTCAGCATCATTCACTATAGGATTTTCTTTAGATTTTCCTACTGCCTTCAATATATCAGCTCCACTTACTGCTCCTATACTTGCCGCTGCCTTCGCAATATTTTCCTCTTTGGCTTCATCCTTACCATTATCACTAGCAAATAGATTCCCTATATACCTTTTATCATCCCCTGTTTTACTAGCATCTGCATTTCCTTCATTTTCTTTTAATACAACTCCAACTACTGCCTTTATTCCTTTGACTAATGAAATAACTGAATTCTTGTCAGCAGCCACTGCTGCTTGTCCTACACTAGTAGCCCCGCCAATCTTATCATCACTACTAGCTACACTAGCTGCTTCCTTTGCTCCTTCTTCGATCTTACTTATCTTCCCAATAAATTCCTCTATCTTCTCTTTCACCTTCGGATAATGCCCATTCTTTTCTATAATCTCCCCCAATTTTCCTTTCACTACTTTCATTGTATTCTCAATTTTACTAAAATATGCCCTTATCCCACTTTTATTTATATCCTCCTTAATTTCTAACCTCTCAGTAACCATATCCCCAAAACTCATAAAAACATCTAAAAATCCTTTCCCTAAATTTACCATATAAAAATTAATGATTGATTTTATTACCACATATTATCAATGTGAAAATACAAAATTTACATCATTGACTTTTTATATTTATATTACACAATAAGCCCTCTAAATTTAAGATTGTACTCTCATACTATGTTATATAAAACTATAGATGATTGTCATTCACTTTTTTCAAATGGCTAATGCACTTCACAATAAAGATTAGAACCTATTTTTTAAATATATTATCTTTATTTGCACAAAATTATAAAAGAAACTAAATGATTTTAATAAAAAAATACATCTTTATTTGACACCATAAAATAAAAGATACCAAAAGACTAACTTTCAGTATCTTTCCTTTTATCACTCCACTAACTATATAATTCTAGCTTTATTGATGCTAACTATTGATTTTGCCCACCAGAACCACTATTTTCAGATGCTAAAGGAGTATCATTAGCATTAATTTTTATTGCTTCTTTTACTTTTTTAAGTCCTTCATCAATAGTTTTTCTTATTGCTATTGTTAATGCATCTAATGCCTTACTCACTGCACTTACTGCGGCTCCCTTAACTACAGCTGTATAATCAAGATTATCAGCAGCAGCAGTAGCAGTCACACCGGGAAATTTACCATCTTTTACAATTGCTCTTAACGCTATAGCTCCTGCTACAGTTGCATCTTTAGCACCAGCTGCAGCAGCATCACCACTTTTAACTATAGCTTGTAGAATATCAGCACCGGTTACTGCACCAACGGCTTTAGATGCATCAGTAGCTACCTTTTTCGCATCACCAGCAGCAGCACCAACTCCACTATTAGAAGTAGTACCAAACAACTTTCCTGCCTCATCAGTACCACCATTTGCGGTTCTTGAAGTAGAACCATCACTAGCCTTCTTATCATTACCAGCATCATGTTTCCCTTCTTTAAGAACTATATCTACTATATCTTTAATTCCCTTAACTAACTTCTCAACTTCAGTACCTAAAACACCACCAGAACCCTGACTAGCAAAATTACCAAGTAGATCACTCCCCACAGTACCAATAGCTTCACCAACAGTCTTTGCTCCGTCAATTATCTTATCAAGTGCCTCACTAACTAATTTCTTTACTTCACTCTCTACCCCTGCCGCATTAGGATTCTTTTCTTCCTTCATTTCAGCAACAATTTTCTCAAGTTTATCTTTTGTCCCTTGAACAGTCTCCTGTACTGTCTTAAAATATTTCCCTACATCTGACTTCTTTAAATTAACATTTAACCCCAATACACTCCCTACCATTTCCCCAAATGATGTGAAAACATTCAAAAATTCTTCACTCACATTAACTAATGACTGCAAAAATTTATTCTTTGATTTCTCTTATTCCAATCAATAATAGTCGAAAGATTTATTCTTATATAATTTCAATTTACTATACCACTTTTTACTAGTCCCAACATTGTACATCAAAAATTCCTCATCTTGAAAAACATCAAGAAGAAAAAAATAATAATAATCATTTTCATAAAAAATCAAAAATATTATTTTATTGGAAATTAAAATATAAAATTAGATCCTGACTAAATATTCTACATAGAACACTTAATCAAGATCTAAAGCTTTGCAAGTATGATCACAAACAAGGTAGTCCTAAAATGATAGCACTACTAATGTTAGGTAGGGTACAATAAATTAAAAATAAAATCAACCATTATATTATTCAAATAAAAATAATATACATAGTTTCCCTAAATTTACTCAATTAATACAAAAAACTTAATTACTATAAAAATAATAATGATTATAATAATTAATTAAGCTAGCAATGCAATAATATTTAACATTCTGTTTTTTACAATAAGTCTCTATAGCAAGATTATGCTATTACTTTTTATTTATTTTTTCAAAATTTCATTATCATTTTGCATATACTTAAAGAAAGTAAATTATAAATTAAATGGACATTTTTTGAAATTTTAATTTCGCAAGTTATATATTTTTAAAGTTCATATTTATTATTCCAATAATTCTTTTAATCACAAAATCATAATTATTTGATATGAAATTAAACCTGCAAAT
This window contains:
- a CDS encoding variable large family protein, which gives rise to MNIEKKEEGKGRVKVVILMVMMMVMMGCNSGGRDPEKVFLSEMVNLGKGFLDVFVSFGDMITGTLGIKADTKKSEIGKYFSDIEKTMNSVKSKLNAVVAENGDYPKVKEAVEQFISGILDKIAEGAKLAASGATDGVSIGEVVKSNEGISVDAASVSALVKGIKGIVDLVIDKGDGQADKTKPLDADKKDIGKLFGAETGGADKGAEEKHIAAASASIGAVSGADILKAIAGANADAKKDGKVSDAEDAAALALAKGTANANANEDQIRESAKKDAIIAAGIALRGMAKDGKFIVKSNDANKTEAESAKGVAANAVNKVLSTLIVSIRNTVDLGLKEINKVLGEIKQGEGSEAKAKAN